The proteins below come from a single Balaenoptera acutorostrata chromosome 2, mBalAcu1.1, whole genome shotgun sequence genomic window:
- the AP3D1 gene encoding AP-3 complex subunit delta-1 isoform X3 — MTLMSHTKPYIRKKAVLIMYKVFLKYPESLRPAFPRLKEKLEDPDPGVQSAAVNVICELARRNPKNYLSLAPLFFKLMTSSTNNWVLIKIIKLFGALTPLEPRLGKKLIEPLTNLIHSTSAMSLLYECVNTVIAVLISLSSGMPNHSASIQLCVQKLRILIEDSDQNLKYLGLLAMSKILRTHPKSVQAHKDLVLQCLDDKDESIRLRALDLLYGMVSKKNLMEIVKKLMTHVDKAEGTTYRDELLTKIIDICSQSNYQHITNFEWYISILVELTRLEGTRHGHLIAAQMLDVAIRVKAIRRFAVSQMSALLDSAHLVASSTQRSGICEVLYAAAWICGEFSEHLQEPQQTLEAMLRPKVTTLPGHIQAVYVQNVVKLYAAILQQKERAADTQAAQEVTQLLVEQLPQFVQSADLEAQERASCILQLVKHVQKLQARDVPVAEEVSALFAGELNPVAPKAQKKVPVPEGLDLDAWINEPLSDSESEDEKPKAIFHDEEPRHAKQRPPEADEQELARRREARKQEQANNPFYIKSSPSPQKRYQDAPGVDHIPVVQIDLSVPLKVPGMPMSDQYVKLEEERRHRQRLEKDKRKRKKRERERRGARRHSSLHTESDEDITPAQRVDIVTEEMPENALPSDEDDKDPNDPYRALDIDLDKPLADSEKLPVQKHRDAETSKSPERQDIAVVEKKSKKPKRKEKKHKEKEREKKKKEAEKGVDLDFWLSTTPPAATPAPEEPGVNAAVASPKEEQEEPRGEEQDAAEDGEQDLEKKPSKHKKKKHKKDKEERSKDQKKSKKRAPPREGEAEPVENGALDEEPLPPMSSYSLLAENSYIKMTYDVQGSLQKDSQVTVSVVLENQSSSFLKNMELNVLDSLNARLARPEGSSVHDGVPVPFQLPPGISNEAQFVFTIQSIVTAQKLKGTLSFIAKNDEGSTHEKLDFKLHFTCTSYLVTTPCYSDAFAKLLESGDLSMSSVKVDGISMSFQNLLAKICFHHHFSVVERVDSCASMYSRSIQGHHVCLLVKKGEKSVSVDGKCSDSTLLSNVLEEMKETLAKC, encoded by the exons ATGACACTG ATGTCGCACACCAAGCCGTACATCCGGAAGAAGGCTGTGCTGATCATGTACAAGGTGTTCCTGAAGTACCCTGAGTCTCTGCGCCCCGCCTTTCCCCGCCTGAAGGAGAAGCTGGAGGACCCCGATCCCG GGGTCCAGTCAGCGGCAGTCAACGTCATCTGTGAGCTGGCCAGACGTAACCCCAAGAACTACCTTTCCCTCGCCCCGCTCTTCTTCAAGCTCATGACCTCCTCCACCAACAACTGGGTCCTCATTAAGATTATCAAACTG TTTGGTGCTCTGACCCCCTTGGAGCCAAGGTTGGGTAAGAAGCTGATTGAGCCTCTCACCAACCTGATCCACAG CACGTCTGCCATGTCCCTTCTCTACGAGTGTGTCAACACCGTCATCGCAG TGCTCATCTCGCTGTCGTCTGGCATGCCCAACCATAGTGCCAGCATCCAG CTCTGTGTTCAGAAACTGAGGATACTAATAGAAGACTCCGATCAGAACT TGAAGTACCTGGGGCTCCTGGCCATGTCCAAGATCCTGAGGACGCACCCCAAGTCCGTGCAGGCGCACAAGGATCTTGTCCTGCAGTGCCTGGACGACAAGGACGAGTCCATCCGGCTGCGGGCCCTCGACCTCCTGTACGGCATG GTGTCCAAGAAGAACCTGATGGAGATCGTCAAGAAGCTGATGACCCACGTGGACAAGGCCGAGGGCACGACCTACCGCGACGAGCTGCTCACCAAGATCATCGACATCTGCAGCCAGTCCAACTACCAGCACATCACCAACTTCGAGTG GTACATCAGCATCCTGGTGGAGCTGACCCGGCTGGAGGGCACCCGCCACGGCCACCTCATCGCCGCCCAGATGCTGGATGTGGCCATCCGCGTGAAGGCCATCCGCCGGTTTGCCGTGTCACAGATGTCCGCGCTGCTCGACAGCGCCCATCTGGTGGCCAGCAGCACCCAGCGCAGTGGCATCTGCGAGGTGCTCTACGCGGCTGCCTGGATCTGCGGGGAGTTCTCCGA GCACCTACAGGAGCCCCAGCAGACCCTCGAGGCCATGCTGCGGCCCAAAGTCACCACCCTGCCGGGCCACATCCAGGCCGTGTACGTGCAGAACGTGGTCAAGCTGTATGCAGCCATCCTGCAGCAGAAGGAGCGGGCCGCGGACACGCAGGCGGCCCAGGAGGTCACGCAGCTCCTGGTGGAGCAGCTGCCCCAGTTTGTGCAGAGCGCGGACCTGGAAGCCCAGGAGCGG GCGTCTTGCATCTTGCAGCTGGTCAAGCACGTCCAGAAGCTTCAGGCCAGGGATGTGCCAGTGGCAGAAGAAGTGAGCGCCCTCTTTGCTGGGGAGCTGAACCCGGTGGCTCCCAAGGCACAGAAGAAGGTTCCAGTCCCCGAAGG CCTGGACCTGGACGCCTGGATCAATGAGCCGCTCTCGGACAGTGAGTCTGAGGATGAGAAGCCCAAGGCCATCTTCCACGACGAGGAGCCACGGCACGCCAAGCAGCGGCCGCCCGAGGCGGACGAGCAGGAGCTGGCCCGG CGCCGTGAGGCCCGGAAGCAGGAGCAGGCCAACAACCCATTCTACATCAAGAGTTCCCCGTCCCCCCAAAAG CGGTACCAGGACGCGCCAGGCGTGGACCACATTCCCGTGGTGCAGATTGACCTCTCGGTGCCCTTGAAGGTGCCAG GGATGCCCATGTCAGACCAGTACGTGAAGCTGGAGGAAGAACGGCGGCACCGGCAGAGGCTGGAGAAGgacaagagaaagaggaagaagagggagcGGGAGAGGCGGGGTGCCCGGCGCCACAGCTCACTGCACACGGAGAGCGACGAGGACATCACCCCCGCCCAGCGTGTGGACATCGTCACCGAGGAGATGCCCGAG AATGCCCTGCCCAGCGACGAGGACGACAAAGACCCCAACGACCCCTACAGGGCCCTGGACATCGACTTGGACAA GCCCCTAGCCGACAGCGAGAAGCTGCCCGTCCAGAAACACAGAGACGCTGAGACCTCCAAGTCCCCGGAGAGACAGGACATCGCTGTCGtggaaaaaaagagcaagaagcccaagaggaaggagaagaagcaCAAGGAGAAAGAgcgagagaagaaaaagaaggaggcgGAGAAG GGTGTGGACTTAGACTTCTGGCTGTCCACCACGCCGCCTGCCGCCACCCCGGCCCCG GAAGAGCCCGGCGTGAACGCCGCGGTCGCCTCCCcgaaggaggagcaggaggagccCAGGGGAGAGGAGCAGGACGCCGCCGAGGACGGGGAGCAGGACCTCGAGAAG AAACCTTCCAAGCATAAGAAGAAGAAACACAAGAAGGACAAGGAGGAGCGCTCCAAAGACCAGAAGAAATCCAAGAAGAGGGCGCCTCCAAGGGAAGGGGAGGCCGAGCCCGTGGAGAACGGCGCGCTCGATGAGGAGCCCCTCCCG ccCATGTCTAGCTACTCTCTCCTGGCTGAAAATTCTTACATCAAGATG ACGTACGACGTGCAGGGCAGCCTGCAGAAGGACAGCCAGGTCACGGTGTCCGTGGTCCTGGAGAACCAGAGCAGCAGCTTCCTCAAGAACATGGAGCTCAACGTGCTGGACTCTCTCAACGCCCGGCTGGCCCGGCCAGAGGGCTCCTCGGTCCACGACGGTGTCCCCGTGCCTTTCCAGCTGCCCCCTG GCATCTCCAACGAAGCCCAGTTTGTGTTCACCATTCAGAGCATCGTCACGGCGCAGAAGCTCAAAGGGACCCTGTCTTTCATCGCCAAG AATGACGAAGGTTCCACCCATGAGAAGCTGGACTTCAAGCTGCACTTCACCTGCACCTCGTACTTGGTCACCACGCCGTGCTACAG TGACGCGTTTGCCAAGTTGTTGGAGTCCGGGGACCTGAGCATGAGCTCAGTCAAGGTTGATGGCATTAGTATGTCCTTCCAGAACCTTCTGGCAAAGATCTGTTTTCACCACCATTTTTCCG TTGTGGAGCGGGTGGACTCCTGCGCCTCCATGTACAGCCGTTCCATCCAGGGCCACCACGTCTGCCTCCTGGTGAAGAAG GGTGAGAAGTCGGTGTCGGTGGATGGGAAGTGCAGCGATTCAACACTGCTGAGCAACGTGCTAGAGGAGATGAAGGAAACGCTGGCCAAATGCTGA
- the AP3D1 gene encoding AP-3 complex subunit delta-1 isoform X2 has protein sequence MALKMVKGSIDRMFDKNLQDLVRGIRNHKEDEAKYISQCIDEIKQELKQDNIAVKANAVCKLTYLQMLGYDISWAAFNIIEVMSASKFTFKRIGYLAASQCFHEGTDVIMLTTNQIRKDLSSPSQYDTGVALTGLSCFVTPDLARDLANDIMTLMSHTKPYIRKKAVLIMYKVFLKYPESLRPAFPRLKEKLEDPDPGVQSAAVNVICELARRNPKNYLSLAPLFFKLMTSSTNNWVLIKIIKLFGALTPLEPRLGKKLIEPLTNLIHSTSAMSLLYECVNTVIAVLISLSSGMPNHSASIQLCVQKLRILIEDSDQNLKYLGLLAMSKILRTHPKSVQAHKDLVLQCLDDKDESIRLRALDLLYGMVSKKNLMEIVKKLMTHVDKAEGTTYRDELLTKIIDICSQSNYQHITNFEWYISILVELTRLEGTRHGHLIAAQMLDVAIRVKAIRRFAVSQMSALLDSAHLVASSTQRSGICEVLYAAAWICGEFSEHLQEPQQTLEAMLRPKVTTLPGHIQAVYVQNVVKLYAAILQQKERAADTQAAQEVTQLLVEQLPQFVQSADLEAQERASCILQLVKHVQKLQARDVPVAEEVSALFAGELNPVAPKAQKKVPVPEGLDLDAWINEPLSDSESEDEKPKAIFHDEEPRHAKQRPPEADEQELARRREARKQEQANNPFYIKSSPSPQKRYQDAPGVDHIPVVQIDLSVPLKVPGMPMSDQYVKLEEERRHRQRLEKDKRKRKKRERERRGARRHSSLHTESDEDITPAQRVDIVTEEMPENALPSDEDDKDPNDPYRALDIDLDKPLADSEKLPVQKHRDAETSKSPERQDIAVVEKKSKKPKRKEKKHKEKEREKKKKEAEKEEPGVNAAVASPKEEQEEPRGEEQDAAEDGEQDLEKKPSKHKKKKHKKDKEERSKDQKKSKKRAPPREGEAEPVENGALDEEPLPPMSSYSLLAENSYIKMTYDVQGSLQKDSQVTVSVVLENQSSSFLKNMELNVLDSLNARLARPEGSSVHDGVPVPFQLPPGISNEAQFVFTIQSIVTAQKLKGTLSFIAKNDEGSTHEKLDFKLHFTCTSYLVTTPCYSDAFAKLLESGDLSMSSVKVDGISMSFQNLLAKICFHHHFSVVERVDSCASMYSRSIQGHHVCLLVKKGEKSVSVDGKCSDSTLLSNVLEEMKETLAKC, from the exons ATGGCCCTCAAGATGGTCAAGGGCAGCATCGACCGCATGTTCGACAAGAATCTGCAGGACCTGGTGCGCGGCATCCGCAACCACAAGGAGGACGAG gcAAAATATATCTCTCAGTGCATTGATGAAATCAAGCAAGAGCTGAAGCAAGACAACATTGCGGTGAAAGCAAACGCGGTCTGCAAGCTGACCTAC CTACAGATGCTAGGATATGACATCAGCTGGGCCGCCTTCAACATCATAGAAGTGATGAGCGCCTCCAAGTTCACATTCAAG CGAATCGGCTACCTCGCTGCTTCCCAGTGCTTTCACGAAGGGACCGACGTCATCATGCTGACCACCAACCAGATCCGCAAG gACCTGAGCAGCCCCAGCCAGTATGACACTGGCGTTGCGCTGACTGGCCTGTCCTGTTTTGTTACCCCAGATCTTGCCAGAGACTTGGCCAACGACATCATGACACTG ATGTCGCACACCAAGCCGTACATCCGGAAGAAGGCTGTGCTGATCATGTACAAGGTGTTCCTGAAGTACCCTGAGTCTCTGCGCCCCGCCTTTCCCCGCCTGAAGGAGAAGCTGGAGGACCCCGATCCCG GGGTCCAGTCAGCGGCAGTCAACGTCATCTGTGAGCTGGCCAGACGTAACCCCAAGAACTACCTTTCCCTCGCCCCGCTCTTCTTCAAGCTCATGACCTCCTCCACCAACAACTGGGTCCTCATTAAGATTATCAAACTG TTTGGTGCTCTGACCCCCTTGGAGCCAAGGTTGGGTAAGAAGCTGATTGAGCCTCTCACCAACCTGATCCACAG CACGTCTGCCATGTCCCTTCTCTACGAGTGTGTCAACACCGTCATCGCAG TGCTCATCTCGCTGTCGTCTGGCATGCCCAACCATAGTGCCAGCATCCAG CTCTGTGTTCAGAAACTGAGGATACTAATAGAAGACTCCGATCAGAACT TGAAGTACCTGGGGCTCCTGGCCATGTCCAAGATCCTGAGGACGCACCCCAAGTCCGTGCAGGCGCACAAGGATCTTGTCCTGCAGTGCCTGGACGACAAGGACGAGTCCATCCGGCTGCGGGCCCTCGACCTCCTGTACGGCATG GTGTCCAAGAAGAACCTGATGGAGATCGTCAAGAAGCTGATGACCCACGTGGACAAGGCCGAGGGCACGACCTACCGCGACGAGCTGCTCACCAAGATCATCGACATCTGCAGCCAGTCCAACTACCAGCACATCACCAACTTCGAGTG GTACATCAGCATCCTGGTGGAGCTGACCCGGCTGGAGGGCACCCGCCACGGCCACCTCATCGCCGCCCAGATGCTGGATGTGGCCATCCGCGTGAAGGCCATCCGCCGGTTTGCCGTGTCACAGATGTCCGCGCTGCTCGACAGCGCCCATCTGGTGGCCAGCAGCACCCAGCGCAGTGGCATCTGCGAGGTGCTCTACGCGGCTGCCTGGATCTGCGGGGAGTTCTCCGA GCACCTACAGGAGCCCCAGCAGACCCTCGAGGCCATGCTGCGGCCCAAAGTCACCACCCTGCCGGGCCACATCCAGGCCGTGTACGTGCAGAACGTGGTCAAGCTGTATGCAGCCATCCTGCAGCAGAAGGAGCGGGCCGCGGACACGCAGGCGGCCCAGGAGGTCACGCAGCTCCTGGTGGAGCAGCTGCCCCAGTTTGTGCAGAGCGCGGACCTGGAAGCCCAGGAGCGG GCGTCTTGCATCTTGCAGCTGGTCAAGCACGTCCAGAAGCTTCAGGCCAGGGATGTGCCAGTGGCAGAAGAAGTGAGCGCCCTCTTTGCTGGGGAGCTGAACCCGGTGGCTCCCAAGGCACAGAAGAAGGTTCCAGTCCCCGAAGG CCTGGACCTGGACGCCTGGATCAATGAGCCGCTCTCGGACAGTGAGTCTGAGGATGAGAAGCCCAAGGCCATCTTCCACGACGAGGAGCCACGGCACGCCAAGCAGCGGCCGCCCGAGGCGGACGAGCAGGAGCTGGCCCGG CGCCGTGAGGCCCGGAAGCAGGAGCAGGCCAACAACCCATTCTACATCAAGAGTTCCCCGTCCCCCCAAAAG CGGTACCAGGACGCGCCAGGCGTGGACCACATTCCCGTGGTGCAGATTGACCTCTCGGTGCCCTTGAAGGTGCCAG GGATGCCCATGTCAGACCAGTACGTGAAGCTGGAGGAAGAACGGCGGCACCGGCAGAGGCTGGAGAAGgacaagagaaagaggaagaagagggagcGGGAGAGGCGGGGTGCCCGGCGCCACAGCTCACTGCACACGGAGAGCGACGAGGACATCACCCCCGCCCAGCGTGTGGACATCGTCACCGAGGAGATGCCCGAG AATGCCCTGCCCAGCGACGAGGACGACAAAGACCCCAACGACCCCTACAGGGCCCTGGACATCGACTTGGACAA GCCCCTAGCCGACAGCGAGAAGCTGCCCGTCCAGAAACACAGAGACGCTGAGACCTCCAAGTCCCCGGAGAGACAGGACATCGCTGTCGtggaaaaaaagagcaagaagcccaagaggaaggagaagaagcaCAAGGAGAAAGAgcgagagaagaaaaagaaggaggcgGAGAAG GAAGAGCCCGGCGTGAACGCCGCGGTCGCCTCCCcgaaggaggagcaggaggagccCAGGGGAGAGGAGCAGGACGCCGCCGAGGACGGGGAGCAGGACCTCGAGAAG AAACCTTCCAAGCATAAGAAGAAGAAACACAAGAAGGACAAGGAGGAGCGCTCCAAAGACCAGAAGAAATCCAAGAAGAGGGCGCCTCCAAGGGAAGGGGAGGCCGAGCCCGTGGAGAACGGCGCGCTCGATGAGGAGCCCCTCCCG ccCATGTCTAGCTACTCTCTCCTGGCTGAAAATTCTTACATCAAGATG ACGTACGACGTGCAGGGCAGCCTGCAGAAGGACAGCCAGGTCACGGTGTCCGTGGTCCTGGAGAACCAGAGCAGCAGCTTCCTCAAGAACATGGAGCTCAACGTGCTGGACTCTCTCAACGCCCGGCTGGCCCGGCCAGAGGGCTCCTCGGTCCACGACGGTGTCCCCGTGCCTTTCCAGCTGCCCCCTG GCATCTCCAACGAAGCCCAGTTTGTGTTCACCATTCAGAGCATCGTCACGGCGCAGAAGCTCAAAGGGACCCTGTCTTTCATCGCCAAG AATGACGAAGGTTCCACCCATGAGAAGCTGGACTTCAAGCTGCACTTCACCTGCACCTCGTACTTGGTCACCACGCCGTGCTACAG TGACGCGTTTGCCAAGTTGTTGGAGTCCGGGGACCTGAGCATGAGCTCAGTCAAGGTTGATGGCATTAGTATGTCCTTCCAGAACCTTCTGGCAAAGATCTGTTTTCACCACCATTTTTCCG TTGTGGAGCGGGTGGACTCCTGCGCCTCCATGTACAGCCGTTCCATCCAGGGCCACCACGTCTGCCTCCTGGTGAAGAAG GGTGAGAAGTCGGTGTCGGTGGATGGGAAGTGCAGCGATTCAACACTGCTGAGCAACGTGCTAGAGGAGATGAAGGAAACGCTGGCCAAATGCTGA
- the AP3D1 gene encoding AP-3 complex subunit delta-1 isoform X1, whose protein sequence is MALKMVKGSIDRMFDKNLQDLVRGIRNHKEDEAKYISQCIDEIKQELKQDNIAVKANAVCKLTYLQMLGYDISWAAFNIIEVMSASKFTFKRIGYLAASQCFHEGTDVIMLTTNQIRKDLSSPSQYDTGVALTGLSCFVTPDLARDLANDIMTLMSHTKPYIRKKAVLIMYKVFLKYPESLRPAFPRLKEKLEDPDPGVQSAAVNVICELARRNPKNYLSLAPLFFKLMTSSTNNWVLIKIIKLFGALTPLEPRLGKKLIEPLTNLIHSTSAMSLLYECVNTVIAVLISLSSGMPNHSASIQLCVQKLRILIEDSDQNLKYLGLLAMSKILRTHPKSVQAHKDLVLQCLDDKDESIRLRALDLLYGMVSKKNLMEIVKKLMTHVDKAEGTTYRDELLTKIIDICSQSNYQHITNFEWYISILVELTRLEGTRHGHLIAAQMLDVAIRVKAIRRFAVSQMSALLDSAHLVASSTQRSGICEVLYAAAWICGEFSEHLQEPQQTLEAMLRPKVTTLPGHIQAVYVQNVVKLYAAILQQKERAADTQAAQEVTQLLVEQLPQFVQSADLEAQERASCILQLVKHVQKLQARDVPVAEEVSALFAGELNPVAPKAQKKVPVPEGLDLDAWINEPLSDSESEDEKPKAIFHDEEPRHAKQRPPEADEQELARRREARKQEQANNPFYIKSSPSPQKRYQDAPGVDHIPVVQIDLSVPLKVPGMPMSDQYVKLEEERRHRQRLEKDKRKRKKRERERRGARRHSSLHTESDEDITPAQRVDIVTEEMPENALPSDEDDKDPNDPYRALDIDLDKPLADSEKLPVQKHRDAETSKSPERQDIAVVEKKSKKPKRKEKKHKEKEREKKKKEAEKGVDLDFWLSTTPPAATPAPEEPGVNAAVASPKEEQEEPRGEEQDAAEDGEQDLEKKPSKHKKKKHKKDKEERSKDQKKSKKRAPPREGEAEPVENGALDEEPLPPMSSYSLLAENSYIKMTYDVQGSLQKDSQVTVSVVLENQSSSFLKNMELNVLDSLNARLARPEGSSVHDGVPVPFQLPPGISNEAQFVFTIQSIVTAQKLKGTLSFIAKNDEGSTHEKLDFKLHFTCTSYLVTTPCYSDAFAKLLESGDLSMSSVKVDGISMSFQNLLAKICFHHHFSVVERVDSCASMYSRSIQGHHVCLLVKKGEKSVSVDGKCSDSTLLSNVLEEMKETLAKC, encoded by the exons ATGGCCCTCAAGATGGTCAAGGGCAGCATCGACCGCATGTTCGACAAGAATCTGCAGGACCTGGTGCGCGGCATCCGCAACCACAAGGAGGACGAG gcAAAATATATCTCTCAGTGCATTGATGAAATCAAGCAAGAGCTGAAGCAAGACAACATTGCGGTGAAAGCAAACGCGGTCTGCAAGCTGACCTAC CTACAGATGCTAGGATATGACATCAGCTGGGCCGCCTTCAACATCATAGAAGTGATGAGCGCCTCCAAGTTCACATTCAAG CGAATCGGCTACCTCGCTGCTTCCCAGTGCTTTCACGAAGGGACCGACGTCATCATGCTGACCACCAACCAGATCCGCAAG gACCTGAGCAGCCCCAGCCAGTATGACACTGGCGTTGCGCTGACTGGCCTGTCCTGTTTTGTTACCCCAGATCTTGCCAGAGACTTGGCCAACGACATCATGACACTG ATGTCGCACACCAAGCCGTACATCCGGAAGAAGGCTGTGCTGATCATGTACAAGGTGTTCCTGAAGTACCCTGAGTCTCTGCGCCCCGCCTTTCCCCGCCTGAAGGAGAAGCTGGAGGACCCCGATCCCG GGGTCCAGTCAGCGGCAGTCAACGTCATCTGTGAGCTGGCCAGACGTAACCCCAAGAACTACCTTTCCCTCGCCCCGCTCTTCTTCAAGCTCATGACCTCCTCCACCAACAACTGGGTCCTCATTAAGATTATCAAACTG TTTGGTGCTCTGACCCCCTTGGAGCCAAGGTTGGGTAAGAAGCTGATTGAGCCTCTCACCAACCTGATCCACAG CACGTCTGCCATGTCCCTTCTCTACGAGTGTGTCAACACCGTCATCGCAG TGCTCATCTCGCTGTCGTCTGGCATGCCCAACCATAGTGCCAGCATCCAG CTCTGTGTTCAGAAACTGAGGATACTAATAGAAGACTCCGATCAGAACT TGAAGTACCTGGGGCTCCTGGCCATGTCCAAGATCCTGAGGACGCACCCCAAGTCCGTGCAGGCGCACAAGGATCTTGTCCTGCAGTGCCTGGACGACAAGGACGAGTCCATCCGGCTGCGGGCCCTCGACCTCCTGTACGGCATG GTGTCCAAGAAGAACCTGATGGAGATCGTCAAGAAGCTGATGACCCACGTGGACAAGGCCGAGGGCACGACCTACCGCGACGAGCTGCTCACCAAGATCATCGACATCTGCAGCCAGTCCAACTACCAGCACATCACCAACTTCGAGTG GTACATCAGCATCCTGGTGGAGCTGACCCGGCTGGAGGGCACCCGCCACGGCCACCTCATCGCCGCCCAGATGCTGGATGTGGCCATCCGCGTGAAGGCCATCCGCCGGTTTGCCGTGTCACAGATGTCCGCGCTGCTCGACAGCGCCCATCTGGTGGCCAGCAGCACCCAGCGCAGTGGCATCTGCGAGGTGCTCTACGCGGCTGCCTGGATCTGCGGGGAGTTCTCCGA GCACCTACAGGAGCCCCAGCAGACCCTCGAGGCCATGCTGCGGCCCAAAGTCACCACCCTGCCGGGCCACATCCAGGCCGTGTACGTGCAGAACGTGGTCAAGCTGTATGCAGCCATCCTGCAGCAGAAGGAGCGGGCCGCGGACACGCAGGCGGCCCAGGAGGTCACGCAGCTCCTGGTGGAGCAGCTGCCCCAGTTTGTGCAGAGCGCGGACCTGGAAGCCCAGGAGCGG GCGTCTTGCATCTTGCAGCTGGTCAAGCACGTCCAGAAGCTTCAGGCCAGGGATGTGCCAGTGGCAGAAGAAGTGAGCGCCCTCTTTGCTGGGGAGCTGAACCCGGTGGCTCCCAAGGCACAGAAGAAGGTTCCAGTCCCCGAAGG CCTGGACCTGGACGCCTGGATCAATGAGCCGCTCTCGGACAGTGAGTCTGAGGATGAGAAGCCCAAGGCCATCTTCCACGACGAGGAGCCACGGCACGCCAAGCAGCGGCCGCCCGAGGCGGACGAGCAGGAGCTGGCCCGG CGCCGTGAGGCCCGGAAGCAGGAGCAGGCCAACAACCCATTCTACATCAAGAGTTCCCCGTCCCCCCAAAAG CGGTACCAGGACGCGCCAGGCGTGGACCACATTCCCGTGGTGCAGATTGACCTCTCGGTGCCCTTGAAGGTGCCAG GGATGCCCATGTCAGACCAGTACGTGAAGCTGGAGGAAGAACGGCGGCACCGGCAGAGGCTGGAGAAGgacaagagaaagaggaagaagagggagcGGGAGAGGCGGGGTGCCCGGCGCCACAGCTCACTGCACACGGAGAGCGACGAGGACATCACCCCCGCCCAGCGTGTGGACATCGTCACCGAGGAGATGCCCGAG AATGCCCTGCCCAGCGACGAGGACGACAAAGACCCCAACGACCCCTACAGGGCCCTGGACATCGACTTGGACAA GCCCCTAGCCGACAGCGAGAAGCTGCCCGTCCAGAAACACAGAGACGCTGAGACCTCCAAGTCCCCGGAGAGACAGGACATCGCTGTCGtggaaaaaaagagcaagaagcccaagaggaaggagaagaagcaCAAGGAGAAAGAgcgagagaagaaaaagaaggaggcgGAGAAG GGTGTGGACTTAGACTTCTGGCTGTCCACCACGCCGCCTGCCGCCACCCCGGCCCCG GAAGAGCCCGGCGTGAACGCCGCGGTCGCCTCCCcgaaggaggagcaggaggagccCAGGGGAGAGGAGCAGGACGCCGCCGAGGACGGGGAGCAGGACCTCGAGAAG AAACCTTCCAAGCATAAGAAGAAGAAACACAAGAAGGACAAGGAGGAGCGCTCCAAAGACCAGAAGAAATCCAAGAAGAGGGCGCCTCCAAGGGAAGGGGAGGCCGAGCCCGTGGAGAACGGCGCGCTCGATGAGGAGCCCCTCCCG ccCATGTCTAGCTACTCTCTCCTGGCTGAAAATTCTTACATCAAGATG ACGTACGACGTGCAGGGCAGCCTGCAGAAGGACAGCCAGGTCACGGTGTCCGTGGTCCTGGAGAACCAGAGCAGCAGCTTCCTCAAGAACATGGAGCTCAACGTGCTGGACTCTCTCAACGCCCGGCTGGCCCGGCCAGAGGGCTCCTCGGTCCACGACGGTGTCCCCGTGCCTTTCCAGCTGCCCCCTG GCATCTCCAACGAAGCCCAGTTTGTGTTCACCATTCAGAGCATCGTCACGGCGCAGAAGCTCAAAGGGACCCTGTCTTTCATCGCCAAG AATGACGAAGGTTCCACCCATGAGAAGCTGGACTTCAAGCTGCACTTCACCTGCACCTCGTACTTGGTCACCACGCCGTGCTACAG TGACGCGTTTGCCAAGTTGTTGGAGTCCGGGGACCTGAGCATGAGCTCAGTCAAGGTTGATGGCATTAGTATGTCCTTCCAGAACCTTCTGGCAAAGATCTGTTTTCACCACCATTTTTCCG TTGTGGAGCGGGTGGACTCCTGCGCCTCCATGTACAGCCGTTCCATCCAGGGCCACCACGTCTGCCTCCTGGTGAAGAAG GGTGAGAAGTCGGTGTCGGTGGATGGGAAGTGCAGCGATTCAACACTGCTGAGCAACGTGCTAGAGGAGATGAAGGAAACGCTGGCCAAATGCTGA